The genomic stretch TTTTACAATATCAGTTTGCATCATAAGATAATATCAAAAAACCTTTACTCCGTTTTTCATGTCCTTTTCCAATAAAAGAATACTTATCATCCCGTTTTCTTCGTCATCAGCGGCAAAAATCATCGCCTCCGATTCCTCACCCATTATTTTTTTCGGAACCATATTAACCACAAACACTGTTTTTTTATCGATTAATTCTTCTGGCTCATACCATTTATGTATACCGGAATACACCGTTTTTACCCCCAACTCGCCAAAATCTACTCTCATTCTGATTAATTTCTCCGATTTCGGAACACAAACTGCTTCAATAATTTGGCCTACTCTAAACTCAACCTTGGAAAAATCGGCATAAGTTATTTGATCCATAATCGATTTTATCAAATAAATCACTTTATGATATCCTAGAGGATGAAGATAAACCCCAATATGTTTCGAGGATATGATTTACGTGGTATTGCTAATGTCGATTTAAATCCGGAAATAGTTCAAAACATCGGCCGTGCCTATGGAACTTATTTATCTAACAAAGATATCAAGGATGCAGTTGTCGGTCGTGATTGTCGTCAGACCAGTTTGGAATACTCAGAGGCACTGATTAAAGGAATCAGACAGTCGGGGATTAATGTGGTCGATATTGGCCTAACCATGATAGGCACCTTTTATTGGTCTCAACATCACTTAAACATCCGAGGGGGTGTTTTTGTTACCGCCTCACATAATCCGGCCGAATACAACGGCTTTAAAATTGCATCTGACCTTTCCGAAACGCTTGTCTCCGACGGAATGAAAGAACTCCGTATAAAAGTAGAGAATGATGATTATGTTCAAAATAAACCCCAAGGTACTTACAAAGAATATGATATTAACGAACCCTATTTTCGGGAAATTATTAAACTTTTCCCTCAGAATAAAAAATTAAAAATCCTAATTGATCCCAGTCATACCACTGCCGGTGTAATGGTTCCGTCTCTGCTTCGTCGACTAGGCCACGAAGTAATTGAAATGCACTGCAATATCGACCCCACGTTTCCACTTGGAACACCCGATCCGACAGAGTCATTCGTTGCAAAAAGGTTGTCACAAGAAGTTGTTTCCGCCGGCGCCGACATTGGCTTTACCTACGACTCTGATGGTGACAGAATCGGAATTGTCGATGAAAAAGGTGGGATTATTTGGAACGATGTTTTGTTGGCTATTTTTGCGGCCGATGTTTTGGCACACCACCCAGGCGAGAAGATCATGTTCAACACCCTTTGTTCCAAAATAGTTCCCGAAACCATTGTTGCCAACGGAGGTGTCCCATTCATGTGGCGAACAGGCCATTCTTTTTTAAAGAAAAAAAATCAGGAAATAAAAGCTGCTTTTATTGGTGAACTTTCCGGCCATTTTTTCTTTTCAGCAGATTTCTATAATCATGATGATGGTATTTATTCCACCGTAAGACTAATTGATTATATCGCTCGAACAGGTAAAACATTATCCGAGGCAGTTTTAAAGTTGCCTCAATATATTTCCAGTCCAGAGATAAAAATCGGCAGTCCTGATGACAAAAAAGTTGCTTTAATGTCAAAAATCAGTCAAATATTGAAAAAAGATTATCCCTCCGCTGAAATTGTAGATGATGAGAGAGCCGGAGATGGAGTCCGACTCGATATGCCGGATTCTATGTTTGTGGTCCGTTATTCCCAAAACGGACCTTATCTAACCATAAAATTTGAAGCCAGAACGCAGACTAAATACGAAGAACTAAAAAAATACATTGCAAATCTCATGCGCACTTTTCCACACGACGTAGACTGGTCATTTGGCGCTAATTTGGAAAGCTTAGAGTAAAGTCCATTTTTATTGTCTATTATATTTTTATGACAAAATATCAACCTTCAGTCGAAATTCTTGATCGTTACGCCGACGTTCTCGTCAACTTTGCCCTTAATCACGGCAAAGGAATGAAAAAGGGAGAAGTGGTTTTTCTCCAAGTCCCGGAATCTGCAAAACCTCTCCTAGTTTCATTGCAAAAAATAGTCCTTCGGAGTGGGGGACACGCCATCATACAATATCTCCCCGATGAAATCCAAAAAGATTTTTTTGCCCTGGCCTCAGACGAACAAATAAATTTTTTTCCTGCCAAATTTTTAAAAGGAAAAATCGACCAGGCCGATCATTTTCTCACCATTTTAGCCGAAACCAATCTTCACGAACTTGAAGGCATAGACCCATACAAAATCATGGACCGCAATCGCTCCATGAAGCCCTATCTCGATTGGCGAAATGTCAAGGAAGCCAAAGGAAAATTTTCCTGGACACTTGGTCTGTATGCCACCCCTGCCATGGCCAAAGAGGCCGGTATTTCTTTAAAATCATGCTGGAAACAAATCATTCGCGCCTGTTATCTTGACAACCACAGCCCCGTTAACAAGTGGAAAAAAGTCCAAATCGAAATTAATCGTGTAAAGGACAAATTAAATAAACTTAATATTGAAAGTTTACATATTAAATCCAGAAATTGTGACTTTACAGTTGGGATCGATAGAAACAGAAAATGGCTAGGCGGTAACGGTGCCAATATTCCCAGTTTTGAGCTGTTTATTTCTCCCGACTGGCGAAAAACCAACGGCCATATATTTTTCAATCAACCCCTTTACCGTTACGGTAATCTGATAAAAAACATAAATTTAGATTTTAAAGCAGGTATAGTAATCAATGCCACCGCCAATTACGGCCAAAAGGTACTCACCGATTTATTAAAAGTAGAAAACGCAAACAAAATCGGTGAATTTTCTTTAACTGACAAACGCATATCCAAAATAAACAGCTTTATGGCAGAAACTCTCTATGATGAAAATTTCGGAGGCAGATTTGGCAATACTCATATTGCCCTGGGTAATTCTTTTCGAGATTCTCACCCCGGTAATACTTCAAAAATTACCGCAAAAGAATGGGATGATCTGGGATTCAATGACTCAGCCATCCATGTTGACCTAATATCTAGCGAGAATCGAATGGTCACCGCAACCTTAGAAAACGGCACGCAGATAATAATCTATAAGGATGGTGTCTTCTGTATTTAAACACTTCACAACCTACTAACCTATCTTCTATCTTTTGGTTGTAAAATTTTTAACTGAGGAACTATATTCAACCCCGGATGCGTTCTTAGAGTGTACTTTATAATAGTACTTTCTACCCCGGCTTAAACCAGAGAGCTTTACGGAATGAATTTTTGTCAAGTTATTATCTAAAGTCGTCGAATTATTAAGAAAAATTGACATTACTCCATAGCTCACCCTACTTGTTCCTGGGTTTGAGCTTGTCCAGTTTATTACCACCGAACTACTGGTAATATTTGTGGCGGAAATTGCCGATATAACTATTGGCTGAGCTGTTGGTATCGGAATTGGTGTTGGTGTATTTGTAGGAGTGGGTATACTAGTCGGTACCAAAACAGGTATTGGGTTTTTATAAATTCTAATTTGCCCTCTGTTTGCATCAAATACATACAAATCATCATTACTATCAAAAACTGCTCCAACCGGCCAATTATAGAAATCAGACAGATAACCATCAGGTTTTGCAAACTCTGGATCGGACGGGTTATTCTGGTTAACAAGTGCCGGATCATTATAATACTCAACAAACCTGTTGCCTCCATAAGGATTTTGCCCTACCACCATTTGATTTAGGCTATTGAATGTTGGTTCAAAAGTCATATGTGGATAGCTGTTCGATGAGCTTTTTCTCGGAAATGACTTGGTGGCGAAGGTGGCATACATAACTTCTGCGTTGTCCGATGGAAATAAGGCCGAAGAAAACATCAGCAGTCTCCAGTTTCCCGCCGATTCCAAATAATGGTCCGATACATACAAATTCCCTTTTTTATCTATTGCCAAAGCCCCGGGGTAACACAGCATATTCAAATCCGCCGTCAGTGCTGTCCCTGAATTGGGCTGAGGCACCACACCTCGATTACACTCATTCCCGTTAATATCATTCTGCCCCAATACAACGTCGACCACCGGATCAGTCAGTGGGGTTCTTATTCTAAACACTCTGTGATTAATAGTGTCTGATACCCACAAAAACTCAGAATGTTCCGTAATCGCTAATCCGTGAGCATCATCAAAATTCACCTGCCCTCCGCCTAAAACCTGAATCGGCGAACTAATTATTTTCACTGCCGACGCACCGATCGATAAAGGTGCCTGGTATAAAACTACTTGGTTGGACCTCATTATCCAAACTCTGTTATCAGAATCAACTTTTATCTGTTCATACCCGGGATTTGGTAGCTCGCTAAAATTAGAAACGCCTACATAGCCATCCGGTGTTTGGCCGTTTACAAGACTATCCTTATCATTCCAAAACAATACCCTGTTATTACCGGCAATCAGCTGGTTTCCGGCAATAGCGACTCCCACAAAACCCGGATGCTCAAATCTCCTGGCTGAAGTAAAATTATATCCGTATGGTGGAGAAAACAACCTCTTCGTTTGAAGATAACTCCCGTCACTCTGTTTTGTGAACCTATAGACATCTTGTCCATATACATATGAAGAAGGCAGCAAACTACCTTCACTGTCGATCCCCACTGAGCCACCCCCCAATGCTTCAACACTTAATTGTGTAATTACGTTAGTACCGTTGCTATCCCATAATCTGATCCGACCCGACCATACATTATTATCATATACAAATATCCCTCTCCCATCCGGGTCTATTTCTACCGCCACTGGATTTGTGTGATCTGCTCCAAAAATGGCTCCGCTCATTCCGACACTAAACGGTTCACTAAATTGGAGAACTCTATTATTATAAGTATCGGCAACTAATATTCTTGCATTGTTACCGTCATATCTCACCGCTCCCGGACCATGCAATCTATCAGGTGAACTCCCGTATGACCAATCGCCCCCTGTCGTAAAGTTTGGTTGACCCAACACTACATCAGCGGTCTTAGAAATAATACCAGTCTGCGTATCTCTTGGAAATCTCAAAACCCTGTTATTTCCACCATCGGCTACCCATAAATTTCCGAATTTATCGATCGTAACTCCGCCCCCGGCAGCGCCGATAGAGTGAAAGCAGATCGAAAACGCAGTTGGAGGCGGTGAAGCCGAAAAACCATTCCCAATCCCTCCACTGATATTACATTGATTACCGCTAAAATCCGCCTGGCCCCAAACCTCATCCGCCACCGTATCCGTTGTAAACGGGCTAATAAACTTCAATACTCGGTTGTTTTGCGAATCGGCCACAAAAAGATTTCCATAATCATCAACGAACATACTGACAAAACTTTTGTCTTCCAGCGTTGTCCGGGTAGACTCTGGCATCCCACACAAAGTCGATGCCGATGCCGGTCTCCTGTTTGGGTATGTGTCAAAACTTGCATCCTGATTACACGCCCCATAATCACTCGCCGATGGCTGTCCTATTACCAAATCCGCGCTGCACGGTGAATCTCCACTATAACAGTTGGCGAGATTTATCCCAAGTATTCTGCTATTTCCCGAATCCCAAACGTAGAGTCTACCCGGGCTTACCGACCTATCAATTATTGTTCCACCCGGTGATGATACTTTAAACGGTACTACCTCTCGGGGGGCAATCTCTCCAAAATCTCTTTTACCAATAACTGTATCAGCCCAAAAATCTCCGGAAATACCCCGACTTACAACTGCCCCTTGAGCCAATACAAATTCTTTTTTTTGATACCACCAGACGCATGTCAAACTTACAATGAAAATTGATATTACTGACACATAAACCACTTTCGAAAGAACCTTCATAATATATTTTTATCAAACCAATAAAAGCACTTAGCTCAGTAAACAGCAGCAATATATTTTTGTCAATGGGTACTTATCGTCCCCTACAAGTCCCTAAATAATATCTCCTTAAAATCGGATACTCTTCCGTTACATATCTTTACCCCTTCTTCTTTCAGAAGTTCCATCTTCTTTTTCTGATACTTACCGTCTTTAAATCCAAAATAGCCTCCGATCTTTCCATTACTTTTTACCACCCTATGGCAGGGGACTTCGGGAGCAAATGGATTATTCCTTAAAGCCTGGCCAATAGCCCGATAACACTTGCACCCCATAATATCTGCAATTACTTTATAAGTGGTTACGTTGCCAACAGGAACTTTTTTAACTATTTTGTATACTTTATCTCTAAATTTACTCATACGCTAGACAGCCGTGTTGCCGTTCATTAATATTATATCTCTATAAATGTTTAGCCCTGTTATACTCATAAAGATGACCTCATTTCATATCAAGTTGATTGCAATTATCGCCATGGTTATCGACCATGTAAGTCTTTTCTTTTACCCTGACAATCTTGCTCTAAAAATTGTCGGCCGGTTATCTTTCCCGCTTTTTGCTTTTATGGTGGCGATTGGCGCCCGTCACACCCAAAATATCAGCAAATATTTTTTGCGAATGTTAATTTTTGCATTAATCTCACAAACTCCATATCATTTGACCCATCGGCTAATTAATCCTGAATTTTCTAAACTAAATGTTCTTTTTACATTTTCACTAGCCCTCTTGGCAATTATTCTGAGCACCAAAATCACCAAAGTCCTCGTGAAACTTATACCAATAGTACTCTCTGCGGCAGCGGCCCAGTTTCTAAAAACTGATTATGGGGCACTGGGGTTGCTTTTGGTCATTTCCTTTTATTATTTTTTTGATAATTTCAAAATTTCTTCTTTCTCACAAGTTATATTTGCCTTCCTTGCCACCCTTATATCTGTCTCCGGTTTCAAACAGTTTTCCATTTCGCAAATTGATCTTGGCCCTGCAATAAGCCTACTCACTATCCCGATTATCTACTCCTACAATTACAAAGAAGGTCCAAAAGCAAAATACCTATTTTATATCTTTTACCCACTTCAATACACAATAATCTATCTCACCATGACTATATTTTCCCGATAGCAACTTGGAAACACCTACAATAAAGAGCATTTTGATATCATTCCATCTGTTCAACAAAAACAAACTAAAATAAAAGCACTTTATAATATTTATTGATATATCTTTATAGTCAATAAACCCTATTAATAAGCAAAATAGTAATAATATTATCACTTCTGGCTTTTTCCCTTTAAATTAATTAAACTGTGTAAATTATTGATTGTAATTTCAAATATGGAACATAGAGTATCAAGAAGAGATCTTCTAAGATCGGGAGCTGCTGCGCTAGCTGGTCTAGCTGCAAAAGGTTGTATGCCAGAATCTGCCCCTTCGCAAACAGCACAACCTCCTGCCAATAGCAATGAGGCTCCTCAACCATACGTTGAACAGCCCGCTCAACAACCTACAGTTGCAGTGGTTGAAGAAAGACCATCTACAGACAAATCTCTGAATGAACTTTATGATATATATCAAAACGGTGACTTGAGTAAAATTGCTCCGGAGCGTAATTTGGATGAATTAGATCCACGTATTCAAATGATCAGGCAGTATGCAAACAATATTCAAAATGGAAATGCAAAACAGATAGTATTATCCGATCTTGATAGGTTTACAGAACTTACTTCTAACAACCCTGAAACAATAAAATTGTACTATGCTGAAGATGGCCGAGAATACTTGAGAGTTGCTTTAGTTCAGGCACATATCGATGATTCCAAACAGACTGTTCGTTTCGAATTTTTATTAGCTCCAGATCGTAAATCTCTAACCGCCAGTAACCTAGGTGATTTTGTTCATGAACTTCACCACACGATCGCTCAATACGATTATTATGCGCAACACCATACGCTTCAAAGAGACTCACAAATTGAAGAAGCAGAAGAAGTAACTTGTTCTCACCTTGGTAATTTAATACAAGGTCTAGCACTAAAAGATTATCCTACCACAGAGGATTCATCAGAGCTTTTAAAATCTGATATCGGAATTGACGCACCACAGGCAGCTGCACTTTTGGATAATTCTTATAGTTCAGAGCCTGGCAATCCAACCTGGAAGGTTATACAAGACCTTTCGTTGAGATTCGTCTTAAACAGGGGGATCGATAAGTTTAAAAATAAATATGGTGACAAAAAAACAATTTTTAGAATATTGCAAATTATAAAGAACGGAAAAATTAAGGAGGCTCTTATGAGTAAACAATTTGAAGCAGGGAGAGATAAAATTGACACCTATTATAGCCAAAATCCAATTAGTGAAGATATCCAACAACAAATTGAAACTCTACGCCAAGGGGGATATTTACACAACGACTTCATACCACAATCCTATTTATCACACTAAAAATCTAATATCTTCATCGATTGGTGACCCTACGGGGAATCGAACCCCGGTTATTTGGATGAGAACCAAATGTCCTAACCGCTAGACGATAGGGCCTTACTATGTATTAAATTTTCAATAGCCTTTCTGCTTTTCCACGACTTAATTATTTTTTCTCTCTTTCGAGCCAAAGAAAGGCTTGAAAACTTCTCAAAGTATATCAAATTCCAAGGCAATTTTAACTTCGTATATCTGGATCTTCCGGCATTATGATAATTTAGTCTTTGATATATCTCAGACGTTGACCCCACATAATAAGAATTATCCCTCAATGAAGCTAGAATATAAGTGTAATACATAACTTACTCTAACCGCTAGTCCCGATCCTTCGGATCGAGGATGCTCGGTCCCTTATATTCAGACCGGCAACGATAGGGCCGCGTGTTGTACAATTAAAACAGATGAATTCTATCAAATTTCGTCATCAAATTCTTTTAATTCTCATCACCGCTCTTTCATCAACAATTTTCTGGTTGATATTTTATCTCAATATACCCTCCCTGATTGGTTTTCCCGCCACCACCCTTGAGACGATCTTCTCAAACTACGACGGCCCAAATTATATGATTATCAGTAAATGCGGCTACAATCGTGACTGTATCGCTTCAAATTTTTCCCTTCCCTCTGCTCTCGAATATTACCCCGCTCATTTTCCGGCTTATCCGCTCATAATTCGCTTCTTTGACAATTTCTTATCCGGCCCCAAATCAATGCTTCTGGCCACTCTTTTTGGATCAATTTTCCTTAGTCTTATTTTATATAACTTTTTTAACCAGTTTATAAATTCCAAAAAATCACTCTGGCTATCAATTATCATGATATTTTTCCCCGGAAGATTGTTTATATTGCGTCAAATCGGCGCTCCGGAAACCTGGTTTGTGGCCTTTATTCTTCTTTCTATACTTCTCTTTCGCCAAAAAAAATATCTCTATTCTGCCTTATCCGCGGGTTTTTCCTTATCTTTTAAAAGCCCCGGTGTGCTATTGGGTGTGTCATATCTTGCTCTGGCTATATATGAACTTCTTTTCCAAGATTTAAAGCTTAAGGAAATCTTTCGAAAGTACATTTATTTTCTTTTTATTCCTCTGATCCTGCTTGCAATATTCTTTTTATATCATTTTCAAACGGGAGACTTTTTGGCTTATTTTCATAGCGGTGACAATTTTCACCTTAGCCTTTTCCCATATACTGTCTTTATAAGCAATCGATCCTGGATCAACACCATCTGGCTTGAGGACGTTATTTATATATATTTTATTTCTTTATACGGCATTTACCGTTTGAATAAAAAGTATCATCGTGATCTGGTTTCAATATTTCCATCTATATTCCTCCTTGCTACCCTTTTTGTCGCCCACAGGGATATCAGCCGATACATTACCCCTATCTATCCATTTCTCATGCTTTCTTTTCATAAAACTCTTACTCAAAAATCCTTCAAGCTTATCTTTGTCATCCTTCTGCCGGCAATTATCTTATATGCGATCAATTTCGCTATCGGTAATACCGCTCCCATTGCCAACTGGAAACCATATCTATAATCCATCATGACTGATTCTGTTACCCAAATACGTTCAAGTGACCAATCAATACGAAACCATCTTAAAAGCTACATGTCCTCTCTTGAATCAGGGGACACAAGTGTTTCACAGCTAGTCGACACTTACAAACAAATACGTCCATCACTCCACGTAAACCTCTTCTCGGACAAGATCGATATCGGTGCTTTAACGTATTGCCTAACCAGGCTCCCAAGATGTTTTTTTTATGTCGAAACCCTATTACTCGCACAACACCTATCCGATTTTCAAAACAAAGATCTTGATATCCTAAGCTGGCAAAACAGAATCGCCCCGGACCGGCGTAGACAGGTCTTTTACAATCCCAACACCAAAACCGCCATTACTTTTTTATCATCTGACTCGGATATTGATGACATTATAAATATCCTCATTTGTTTTCATATAGAATGGTCCAAGATTGGGAAAATCCTCACCGATAATGGTAAAGGTATAATCGATTTCGAAAAATACAGCCTATTTGGCCTAAACCAAACCGAGTGGCAAAGACTTAAAACTGTTCTCGGAAAAAATTGGAAAAACCATCTTCAAAGTAGCACAGAAATAAAAAACATTGTTATCAAGTTAATATCCCACTCCGATGAAAAATATCAACAAACAATTTCTGCGTGGTGGACCAATGTTTCTCAGAAATCATTTTACCTCGACTTTTCGAATTTGCCGATTTATTTTATTTCCTCCAACCAACACAGTCTGGTAAATATTATTGGTCGGTATGTCACCCAAAAAGAAAATGACATTTTTTATTTTATTCACAAAAAACACCCCGACCTTGAAAAAGAATGGCAATCAGTTAAAAACGGCAGTAATCTGGTAAGAATCACAGATTTTTTATATTATATTTCCGGAAAGTATTTCCAATCGTATCCGGATGAACAATTAAAAAAAATACAATATGAAGAATCTTTAGGAATTAAAAAAATCCAGAGCATCAACGAACTTATCTGTAACGTCCAAATATTTCCGGTTAGTATATTTTCTAAATTACCTGTAGTCGATCCGTCTCTTTCCCTTATCAACATAGACAAAATATCAAAAAGCGACGCTTTGATTGTAAATACCGATTATCCCCTTGGTTTTGCAGCCTATTATGTTTTTCGGGAAATATTATTAAAACAAAAAAACATCAGGGGTTTATATTCAATTGGCAAAGCTGCCATTTTATCCGGTGAAATCGGCGACATCCAGGTCCCTTCTTCTATCTTTGATGAAAGAACCGGAAACATATTTAAAATCAACAATTGTTTCAATCATGAAAATCCGATCATCTCAAAACAAAATCAGGTATTTTTAAACCAAAGAGCCATCTGTGTCTATAATCCCTTTCTCGAAAACGAAAAACAATTAAAAGGTTATATAGACACAGGTTTCAACATTGTTGAAATGGAATCAGGCCCACTTATGACTTCAATTGCTCAGTGGCAGTCAAGGAGAGATACTCCTCAAAATGTCGTCTTTAATATTGGCAAATTACCCTTTGACTACGGCATTATCAACTATGCCTCTGATAATCCTTTGTCAAGAACTTTAGGAGAGGGGTCAATGGCCATCAGGGGAGTTGAACCTACTTACTTGGCAACAATTAGCGTTCTTCAAAGAATCATCGATTTAGAGTGCATATAACTTTCCGTTATCGTCCTCAATCACCCCATCCATTATCATTTTCGATATCAAAATCGAAATTTCAGGAATATTCATGTTAATTTCTCTTGCCAGTTCGTCAGTTGTCATCGATTCCCGCCGTAAGACGCTTATTACTTTCTTATATTCAATATTAATATCGTTTTCCTCAAAAATATCCATTTGCGTTACATAATTTTTTTGACCTAAAATCTGGCCTGGGCTAACAGCGATTTTTGCCAAACCCTGGTCTATCAACCAATTGCTTCCCTCGGAGGCGGTTGAGGTTATTTGCCCCGGAACCGCAAAAATATTTTTCTTCTGCTTAAACCCAATTCTTGCCGTAATTAAACTCCCGGATTTTACTCCCGCCTCCACTATCAAAATCCCTAAAGTTGACATTCCTGAAACAATTCTATTTCTTTGAGGAAAACTCCACAACGTTGGTTTAAAATCAGGCTCATATTCCGAAACCACCAATCCGCCATTTTCTAATATTTCGGCATACATTTCGTCATTTTCTATCGGGGTTAAACAATTTAATCCGCAACCCAGTACGGCTATAGTTTTTCCACCCAAGCTCAAACATGTTCTATGCGCCTCACTATCAACTCCATACATAAAGCCGGAAATTATAACTACCTTGTTTGCCACCAAATCAGGCATAAATCTTGCAATGACCTCACGGCCGTATTTTGTCATTCTCCGGCTACCCACTACACTCAATGTTTTGGCAAACAATCGGGTATCCCACTCACCCCGGTAATAAAGTTTTTTTGGGCAACCCGATATTTTTTTAAGCTCCATGGGAAAACCCGATTGGTCCTGACAAATTTCATTGATTTTCCATTTCTTCCATTTATTCATTGGATATCTTTATAGTGTTTAGTATTTTCTCCCAATAGGCATACCGCATCGATTCTATATTTTGAATAATTTTTATTAACCTCAGGCCGTTCTATCAAATAAATTTGCGCCACTCTTCTGATTTGGGCAATCTTCCATCCGCTGATCATTTCTTCTGGTGTGCCGAATTTGTTATCGGTCTTAAATTTCACTTCCACAAAAACCAGTCTGTCTCTGTCGGTCATAACTAAATCAATTTCCCCGATATGACACAAAAAATTAGATTCAATCCACCCAAGCCCTTTTTTCTCCAAATACATTCTTGCCCTCTCTTCGCTACTTCTTCCTTTACTATAATTTTCAACTTTTACCTTCATTATTCTCCACTTCTAATTCTATATTGCAACGCCTCAGCCACATGAAATTCTGAAATTTCTCTGCTACCGCCCAAGTCGGCTATAGTTCTCGACACTTTTATTAGTCTAAAATATGTTCTGGCTGACAAATTAAATTTGTTTACCGCCTGTTTTAAAAGTAAATTTGCTCTTTTTGTCAGTTTTGCAAATTCTTTTAAGTGGGAATTTTTCATATCCGAATTACTATGAACCCCGGATATATTTCTGAACCTATCAGTCTGAATTCCCCGGGCTTTAATTACTCTTTTCCTGATCATGGCCGAAGTTTCTCCTCTATTTTCTGCGTCGACGTTAACCATTAGTTTGTTTACATCCACAGCCGGGACATTTAGATGCAAATCAATTCTATCCATTATTGGCCCTGATAATTTTTTTTGATAATTCATAATTTGGTGAACACTGCATTTGCACTCTTTTTTTAAATCACCCAGATACCCACACGGGCAGGGATTTGCTGCTGCCACCAACATAAATTGTGCCGGAAAACTCATCGACCCCGCCGATCTGGAAATGGTTACATTGCCATCCTCAAGCGGCTGCCTTAATGCCTCCAATGTATTTCTACCAAACTCCGGAAATTCATCTAGAAACAATACTCCTCTGTGGGCCAAAGACACCTCCCCGGGGTGAGGGTTACTACCTCCTCCGATCAAACCCACCAAAGAAGTTGTATGATGTGGTGACCGAAAAGGTCTTGTCCTTACCAACGAACCTCCCGGGGGGATATTTCCCGTAACTGAAAATATTTTTGTAACTTCC from Candidatus Shapirobacteria bacterium encodes the following:
- the dprA gene encoding DNA-processing protein DprA encodes the protein MNKWKKWKINEICQDQSGFPMELKKISGCPKKLYYRGEWDTRLFAKTLSVVGSRRMTKYGREVIARFMPDLVANKVVIISGFMYGVDSEAHRTCLSLGGKTIAVLGCGLNCLTPIENDEMYAEILENGGLVVSEYEPDFKPTLWSFPQRNRIVSGMSTLGILIVEAGVKSGSLITARIGFKQKKNIFAVPGQITSTASEGSNWLIDQGLAKIAVSPGQILGQKNYVTQMDIFEENDINIEYKKVISVLRRESMTTDELAREINMNIPEISILISKMIMDGVIEDDNGKLYAL
- a CDS encoding GIY-YIG nuclease family protein, with the protein product MYYTYILASLRDNSYYVGSTSEIYQRLNYHNAGRSRYTKLKLPWNLIYFEKFSSLSLARKREKIIKSWKSRKAIENLIHSKALSSSG
- a CDS encoding YraN family protein, whose translation is MKVKVENYSKGRSSEERARMYLEKKGLGWIESNFLCHIGEIDLVMTDRDRLVFVEVKFKTDNKFGTPEEMISGWKIAQIRRVAQIYLIERPEVNKNYSKYRIDAVCLLGENTKHYKDIQ
- a CDS encoding YifB family Mg chelatase-like AAA ATPase, producing MLTKICSAANYGLKAVDVEIESNVAEKGFPGFGIVGLASKAIEEAKERVKTAIINSDIEFPTAKITVNLAPADLPKDGAYYDLPIAIGIISALGDVSLPKEKSYFYGELSLDGSLRHTRGVFLLAILAREQGVKNIFVPRLCANEASIVEGVYVYPVDSLTALISHLRGNKLIEPLKTISREILNDELRPDFDFSEILGQEQAKRALEIAAAGGHNIFMMGPPGSGKTMLSRAIPGIMPDLTEKESLEVTKIFSVTGNIPPGGSLVRTRPFRSPHHTTSLVGLIGGGSNPHPGEVSLAHRGVLFLDEFPEFGRNTLEALRQPLEDGNVTISRSAGSMSFPAQFMLVAAANPCPCGYLGDLKKECKCSVHQIMNYQKKLSGPIMDRIDLHLNVPAVDVNKLMVNVDAENRGETSAMIRKRVIKARGIQTDRFRNISGVHSNSDMKNSHLKEFAKLTKRANLLLKQAVNKFNLSARTYFRLIKVSRTIADLGGSREISEFHVAEALQYRIRSGE